A single Pseudomonas putida DNA region contains:
- a CDS encoding MerR family transcriptional regulator has translation MLEPSHNDELPPIPGKRYFTIGEVSELCAVKPHVLRYWEQEFPQLNPVKRRGNRRYYQRQDVLMIRQIRALLYDQGFTIGGARLRLSSDEVKDESSQYKQLIRQMIVELEDVLVVLKK, from the coding sequence ATGCTGGAACCAAGCCATAACGACGAACTGCCCCCCATACCGGGCAAACGCTACTTCACCATTGGTGAAGTGAGCGAGTTGTGTGCCGTGAAGCCACACGTGCTGCGGTATTGGGAGCAGGAGTTTCCTCAGCTCAACCCTGTGAAGCGGCGGGGGAACCGGCGGTATTATCAGCGGCAAGATGTGCTGATGATTCGCCAGATTCGCGCGCTGCTTTATGACCAGGGATTTACCATTGGCGGGGCGCGGTTGCGGCTCTCCAGTGATGAGGTGAAGGATGAATCGAGCCAGTACAAGCAGCTGATTCGGCAGATGATTGTCGAGTTGGAGGATGTGTTGGTGGTGTTGAAGAAATGA
- a CDS encoding DUF3883 domain-containing protein has protein sequence MPHLSQLKSPAAVQAAMDEFSHLGRVAFLRRYGFGKSRDYMVRNPRTGEPCDSKAIVGVAFGKQFPSQGVLRAEHFSGGEMTVVPLLRALGFEILRAGEDWTEEEVHSTVVDYFEMLRLEADGSPYNKSEHNEALRKQLKERSKGAVELKHQNISAVLNGMGLPFIQGYKPRGNSQLLLRKAVQDYVFLHSAEVSKIVDRLEEVKIPAQKSYSAVLVESPVMEERQKLVSSTRSRQRLPRKFDYAARDEANRKLGRLGEHWVIGYEQHRLTEMGHPELFQKLEWISENQGDGAGFDILSFDSDVLHRYIEVKATNGGIASSFVVSHNELEFSAEAGDQFYLYRVFQLSGEPRLFILRGDLSSQLYLKPLDFRASFREHFR, from the coding sequence GTGCCTCACCTTTCCCAATTGAAAAGTCCCGCCGCCGTTCAAGCCGCAATGGACGAATTTTCGCACCTGGGGCGAGTGGCGTTTCTCAGACGCTATGGCTTCGGTAAATCTAGAGACTACATGGTTCGAAACCCCCGAACCGGGGAGCCATGCGACTCCAAAGCTATCGTGGGTGTTGCTTTCGGAAAACAATTTCCAAGTCAAGGAGTGCTCAGAGCTGAGCATTTCTCTGGCGGTGAAATGACCGTGGTTCCGCTGCTTCGGGCTTTGGGTTTCGAGATTCTTCGAGCGGGGGAGGATTGGACAGAAGAAGAGGTTCACTCCACCGTCGTGGACTATTTCGAAATGCTCCGTTTGGAAGCTGACGGTTCGCCCTACAACAAGTCCGAGCACAACGAGGCTCTCCGCAAGCAGTTAAAAGAGCGAAGCAAGGGTGCGGTCGAACTTAAACACCAGAACATCAGTGCTGTTCTCAACGGTATGGGCTTGCCTTTCATCCAAGGCTACAAACCGCGTGGTAACAGTCAATTGCTATTGCGCAAAGCTGTCCAGGATTACGTATTTCTACATTCGGCAGAAGTGAGCAAGATCGTCGATAGGCTGGAAGAGGTGAAGATTCCGGCACAGAAATCCTACTCTGCGGTGTTGGTGGAATCTCCAGTGATGGAGGAGCGGCAAAAGCTCGTTTCGTCGACACGTTCGCGACAACGTCTACCGCGCAAATTTGACTATGCTGCTCGAGACGAAGCAAATCGCAAGCTTGGACGATTGGGAGAGCATTGGGTGATTGGCTACGAGCAGCACCGGCTTACCGAAATGGGTCATCCTGAGCTGTTTCAGAAATTGGAGTGGATCTCGGAGAATCAAGGAGATGGCGCTGGCTTCGATATCCTCTCGTTTGATAGCGATGTTCTCCATCGCTACATCGAAGTGAAGGCCACGAATGGGGGGATCGCGTCATCGTTTGTCGTTAGCCACAATGAGCTGGAATTTTCTGCGGAGGCTGGGGATCAGTTTTATCTCTACCGGGTTTTCCAGCTTAGCGGCGAGCCGAGGCTTTTCATTCTGCGGGGCGATTTATCTAGCCAGTTGTACTTAAAGCCGCTGGATTTCAGAGCCAGTTTCCGTGAGCATTTCAGGTAG
- a CDS encoding ATP-binding protein, with translation MSAPEKISIDTRPSKAVVVDSLTRDISIQACIFDLIDNSIDAARNTMSRIQSGADSGALPESYQAYKICLNFSGDFFSISDNCGGIAAEHLKKSVLRFGERSAHNLGIGVFGVGLNRALFRIGKVTYLESDTGLERCVLSLDTDNYLQTEGWDLAAEKYSSTGKVGTSIKISSFSNETSQLMAGEDFEADLISEIGRRYGKFIDKQLIIEVNEQEVESQLVKLRVDGPYATDSKFFKVSEGISVYIECGQHSKHKFSAERGYDKASNSQLTGEYGWNIYCNERAVLISDKSWKTGWLTKFHTEFYGFVGHVSFICKDPSRLPWNTTKSDVDLNNSAYQAALKDMAKFALNWRKNSGDAKSKKKNHEVLEGQPQDLPGPDSAAPGVNAGAKPAPKPKPKPENPSGPIKKPTEKIDHNKFMTILPQDVDELHCNDKNLALVHEAKRLNLGEMTYSGLVLMRMLFESCSVCFLVRKEIYGELKEEVLNSRNQERAKQGRSKLSSKEEKGLEPSMDEIILFLQRRDDVWGEAQKNKIKHSLAKFSNYKSTLNSAAHNAFQLVNKYESFSIRDSVLPILRHLIEEG, from the coding sequence ATGTCCGCCCCAGAAAAAATTTCAATTGATACACGGCCGAGCAAAGCTGTTGTTGTAGATAGTTTGACTCGCGATATCTCGATACAGGCTTGTATTTTTGACTTGATCGATAATTCAATCGATGCTGCTCGTAATACAATGTCTAGAATTCAGTCAGGGGCGGATAGTGGCGCATTGCCTGAAAGCTATCAAGCCTATAAGATATGTTTGAATTTTAGCGGTGATTTTTTTTCAATAAGTGATAATTGCGGCGGCATCGCTGCTGAGCACCTGAAAAAATCAGTTTTGAGATTTGGCGAAAGGTCCGCGCATAATCTTGGAATCGGAGTTTTTGGTGTAGGTCTAAATCGAGCTCTTTTCAGGATTGGTAAGGTTACTTATTTAGAGTCAGATACCGGTTTAGAACGATGCGTGTTGAGTCTCGATACTGATAACTACCTGCAGACAGAAGGATGGGATTTGGCTGCAGAGAAGTATTCAAGTACTGGGAAGGTTGGTACGTCTATTAAAATCAGTTCCTTCTCTAATGAAACATCTCAACTTATGGCTGGGGAGGACTTTGAGGCGGATCTGATCTCGGAGATTGGTAGAAGGTACGGTAAATTTATTGACAAACAATTGATCATTGAAGTCAATGAGCAGGAGGTGGAAAGCCAGCTTGTCAAACTGAGGGTTGATGGACCATATGCTACTGATTCGAAATTCTTCAAGGTTTCAGAGGGTATCTCGGTATACATTGAATGCGGCCAGCATTCGAAACATAAATTTTCTGCTGAAAGAGGTTATGATAAAGCTAGTAATTCTCAGCTAACTGGCGAGTATGGCTGGAATATTTATTGTAATGAGCGTGCTGTCCTGATTTCTGATAAGTCATGGAAGACGGGCTGGCTGACAAAGTTTCATACTGAGTTTTATGGTTTTGTTGGGCATGTAAGCTTTATATGTAAAGATCCATCTCGGCTTCCTTGGAATACCACGAAATCTGATGTTGATTTAAATAATTCTGCTTATCAAGCTGCGCTTAAAGATATGGCAAAGTTTGCGTTGAATTGGCGGAAGAATTCTGGCGATGCTAAAAGCAAGAAAAAGAATCATGAAGTTTTGGAAGGGCAGCCTCAAGATTTACCAGGGCCAGATTCAGCTGCGCCAGGAGTGAATGCTGGCGCTAAGCCTGCGCCTAAACCAAAACCAAAACCAGAGAATCCCTCCGGGCCGATTAAAAAACCGACAGAAAAAATTGATCATAACAAGTTTATGACAATTCTTCCGCAGGATGTGGATGAGTTGCATTGCAATGATAAGAATTTAGCTCTGGTTCATGAAGCGAAGAGACTTAATCTTGGCGAAATGACGTATTCTGGTTTGGTCTTGATGCGTATGCTTTTTGAATCGTGCTCTGTTTGCTTCTTGGTTAGAAAAGAAATATATGGTGAGCTCAAGGAGGAAGTATTAAATTCTCGAAATCAAGAACGAGCTAAACAAGGTAGAAGCAAGCTAAGTTCCAAGGAAGAAAAGGGTCTCGAGCCTAGTATGGATGAGATCATCTTGTTTCTTCAGCGTCGAGATGATGTTTGGGGTGAGGCTCAGAAGAACAAAATTAAGCACAGTCTTGCAAAGTTCTCAAATTATAAGTCCACACTGAATTCGGCTGCTCACAACGCATTCCAGCTTGTCAATAAGTATGAGTCTTTTAGTATTAGGGATTCTGTTCTTCCAATTTTGAGGCATTTGATTGAGGAAGGCTGA
- a CDS encoding DNA cytosine methyltransferase, whose protein sequence is MNSELEPPTIIDLFCGCGGFSLGAKLAGFDALVAVDIDPDIQSSYKKNYPLTRTLEGNVADITLSDWREIIGNRRPDGIIGGPPCQGFSRIGKRQKDDPRNSLIFHYFRHVKELGPKFFVMENVEGILDEDGIEILEAGMAQVSDIYTILGPFVINAADYGAPTNRYRVLVVGYRSDEMNALSLGDFEKGKVFAHTTVKQAISDLPRPISSSKENTYHWSEYSINPAVKISEYAKKMRKVPRVKGLGWKESLQKLRLGQVSGLAETKHTDVVAQRYASTPPGKADPISKSYRLAWEGLSPTLRAGTGSDKGSFQAVRPLHPEFGRVITVREAARLQGFPDWYVFHPTKWHSFRMIGNSVSPLVSFSVMSVILKAMLIIENKSAA, encoded by the coding sequence ATGAACTCTGAATTAGAGCCACCAACGATAATTGATCTATTTTGTGGCTGTGGGGGCTTTTCTCTTGGGGCAAAGCTTGCTGGTTTTGACGCACTTGTTGCCGTTGATATTGATCCTGATATCCAGTCAAGCTACAAGAAAAATTACCCCCTCACAAGAACACTTGAAGGGAACGTTGCTGATATAACTCTCTCCGATTGGCGAGAAATTATAGGCAACAGGCGTCCCGATGGCATTATAGGTGGCCCTCCTTGCCAAGGTTTTAGTCGAATCGGAAAACGCCAAAAAGATGATCCAAGAAATAGTCTGATTTTTCACTATTTTAGGCATGTGAAAGAATTAGGCCCAAAATTTTTCGTTATGGAGAATGTTGAGGGGATTCTGGATGAGGATGGTATTGAAATCCTAGAAGCAGGGATGGCTCAAGTTTCAGATATTTATACTATCTTGGGGCCTTTTGTTATCAATGCCGCTGATTATGGGGCACCTACCAATAGATATCGAGTTTTAGTTGTAGGTTATAGGTCAGATGAAATGAATGCTTTATCCTTGGGGGACTTTGAAAAAGGGAAAGTATTTGCTCATACAACTGTTAAGCAAGCGATTTCAGACTTGCCTCGACCTATATCCTCTTCAAAAGAAAATACATATCATTGGAGTGAGTATTCAATCAACCCGGCTGTGAAAATTTCTGAATACGCAAAGAAAATGCGTAAGGTTCCTCGTGTTAAAGGACTGGGTTGGAAGGAGTCGCTACAGAAACTTAGGCTAGGTCAAGTCTCTGGGCTGGCGGAGACTAAGCATACTGATGTTGTAGCTCAACGTTATGCCTCAACACCGCCGGGGAAAGCAGACCCGATAAGTAAGTCTTATCGCTTAGCTTGGGAGGGGTTGAGTCCTACATTGAGAGCGGGTACAGGTAGTGATAAGGGCTCATTTCAAGCGGTTCGTCCTCTCCATCCTGAGTTCGGTAGAGTTATTACCGTTCGAGAGGCAGCTCGCCTACAAGGGTTTCCAGATTGGTATGTCTTCCACCCTACTAAATGGCATAGTTTTAGGATGATAGGAAACAGCGTCTCCCCCCTTGTTTCTTTCTCTGTTATGTCGGTTATCTTAAAAGCAATGCTCATAATAGAAAACAAATCTGCAGCTTAG
- the rplT gene encoding 50S ribosomal protein L20: MARVKRGVIARKRHKKILKLAKGYYGARSRVFRVAKQAVIKAGQYAYRDRRQKKRQFRALWIARINAGARTNGLSYSRLIAGLKKASIEIDRKVLADLAVNEKAAFAAIVEKAKAVLA, encoded by the coding sequence ATGGCTCGTGTTAAGCGCGGCGTTATCGCTCGTAAGCGTCACAAAAAAATTCTGAAACTGGCTAAAGGTTACTACGGTGCACGTTCGCGCGTATTCCGTGTTGCCAAGCAAGCGGTCATCAAGGCAGGCCAATACGCCTACCGCGACCGTCGCCAGAAGAAGCGTCAGTTCCGCGCACTGTGGATCGCTCGTATCAACGCCGGTGCCCGCACCAACGGTCTGTCCTACAGCCGTCTGATTGCTGGCCTGAAAAAGGCTTCGATCGAAATCGACCGTAAGGTTCTGGCCGATCTGGCAGTGAACGAAAAAGCGGCGTTTGCTGCGATTGTCGAGAAAGCTAAAGCCGTTCTGGCTTAA
- the pheS gene encoding phenylalanine--tRNA ligase subunit alpha codes for MENLDALVSQALEAVERAEDITTLEQIRVQYLGKKGELTQVMKTLGNLPADERPKVGALINDAKERVTVVLNARKAAFEEAELSARLAAECIDVTLPGRGETTGGLHPITRTLERIEQFFTHIGYGIAEGPEVEDDYHNFEALNIPGHHPARAMHDTFYFNANMLLRTHTSPVQVRTMESTQPPIRIVCPGRVYRCDSDITHSPMFHQVEGLLIDRGINFADLKGTIEEFLRVFFEKELAVRFRPSFFPFTEPSAEVDIQCVMCSGKGCRVCKQTGWLEVMGCGMVHPNVLRMSGIDPEEFQGFAFGMGAERLAMLRYGVNDLRLFFDNDLRFLAQFR; via the coding sequence ATGGAAAACCTGGATGCGCTGGTCTCCCAAGCCCTAGAGGCCGTCGAGCGCGCTGAAGACATCACTACCCTGGAACAGATCCGGGTTCAGTACCTCGGCAAGAAGGGCGAACTGACCCAGGTGATGAAGACCCTGGGTAACCTGCCAGCCGATGAGCGCCCGAAAGTCGGCGCCCTGATCAACGACGCCAAAGAGCGCGTCACCGTCGTGCTCAACGCACGCAAGGCTGCCTTCGAAGAAGCCGAGCTCAGCGCTCGCCTGGCCGCCGAATGCATCGACGTGACCCTGCCAGGCCGTGGCGAGACCACCGGCGGGCTGCACCCGATCACCCGTACTCTCGAGCGCATCGAGCAGTTCTTCACCCACATCGGCTACGGCATCGCCGAAGGCCCTGAGGTCGAAGACGACTACCACAACTTCGAAGCGCTCAACATCCCTGGCCACCACCCGGCCCGGGCGATGCACGACACCTTCTACTTCAATGCCAACATGCTGCTGCGCACCCACACCTCGCCGGTGCAGGTGCGGACCATGGAGTCCACCCAGCCGCCAATCCGCATTGTCTGCCCTGGCCGCGTGTACCGCTGCGACTCGGATATCACCCACTCGCCGATGTTCCACCAGGTCGAAGGCCTGCTGATCGACCGCGGCATCAACTTCGCCGACCTCAAGGGCACCATCGAAGAATTCCTGCGGGTGTTCTTCGAGAAAGAACTGGCCGTGCGCTTCCGCCCGTCGTTCTTCCCGTTCACCGAGCCGTCCGCCGAAGTCGACATCCAGTGCGTGATGTGTTCCGGCAAGGGCTGCCGCGTGTGCAAGCAGACCGGCTGGCTGGAAGTCATGGGCTGCGGCATGGTGCACCCGAACGTGCTGCGCATGTCTGGCATCGACCCGGAAGAGTTCCAAGGCTTCGCCTTCGGCATGGGCGCCGAGCGCCTGGCCATGCTGCGCTATGGCGTCAACGATTTGCGTCTGTTCTTCGATAACGACCTGCGGTTCCTGGCGCAATTCCGCTAG
- the rpmI gene encoding 50S ribosomal protein L35 — protein sequence MPKMKTKSGAAKRFLKTASGFKHKHAFKSHILTKMSTKRKRQLRGASLLHPSDVAKVERMLRVR from the coding sequence ATGCCAAAAATGAAAACCAAAAGCGGTGCTGCGAAGCGCTTCCTGAAGACAGCTTCGGGCTTCAAGCACAAGCACGCTTTCAAGAGCCACATCCTGACCAAAATGTCGACCAAGCGTAAGCGTCAACTGCGCGGTGCCAGCTTGCTGCACCCGTCCGACGTGGCAAAAGTCGAGCGCATGCTGCGCGTTCGTTAA
- the infC gene encoding translation initiation factor IF-3: MTIKREMRNDKRAVPKAPINENISAREVRLIGADGEQVGIVSIDEALRIADEAKLDLVEISADAVPPVCKVMDYGKHLFEKKKQANEAKKNQKQIQIKEIKFRPGTEDGDYQVKLRNLVRFLTDGDKAKISLRFRGREMAHQELGMELLKRVEADLAEYGTVEQHPKMEGRQLMMVIAPKKKK; the protein is encoded by the coding sequence ATGACTATTAAGCGTGAAATGAGAAACGATAAGCGTGCTGTACCGAAGGCCCCGATCAACGAGAATATCTCGGCCCGCGAGGTTCGGTTAATTGGCGCTGATGGCGAGCAGGTTGGCATCGTCTCGATTGATGAAGCGCTTCGTATCGCTGATGAAGCGAAGCTGGATCTGGTAGAAATCTCTGCAGACGCGGTACCGCCGGTCTGCAAGGTCATGGACTACGGCAAGCACCTCTTCGAGAAGAAGAAGCAGGCTAACGAAGCCAAGAAAAACCAGAAGCAGATTCAGATTAAAGAAATCAAGTTTCGTCCAGGGACGGAGGATGGGGATTACCAGGTAAAACTACGCAACCTGGTACGTTTCCTTACCGATGGGGACAAGGCCAAGATCTCTCTGAGATTCCGTGGTCGTGAGATGGCCCACCAGGAGCTGGGCATGGAGCTGTTGAAGCGGGTTGAAGCTGACCTCGCCGAATACGGCACCGTTGAGCAGCATCCGAAGATGGAAGGACGCCAGCTTATGATGGTCATCGCCCCCAAGAAAAAGAAGTAA
- the pheT gene encoding phenylalanine--tRNA ligase subunit beta → MKFSEQWLRGWVNPQVSRDELVARLSMAGLEVDSVTPAAGQFSGIVVGEILATEQHPDADKLRVCQVSNGQETFQVVCGAPNARPGIKIPFAMIGAELPGDFKIKKAKLRGVESFGMLCSAAELQISEENDGLLELAADAPVGEDIRQYLSLDDASIEIGLTPNRGDCLSIAGLARDVSALYDVPVTRPVVPAVAPAHDEVRPVEVSAPAACPRYLGRVIRNVDLSKPTPLWMVERLRRSDVRSIDAAVDITNYVMLELGQPMHAFDLAEINGGIRVRMAEEGEKLVLLDGQEVALRADTLVIADHTRALAIAGVMGGEHSGVNTEKTRDLFLESAFFEPISVAGKARSYGLHTDASHRYERGVDSQLAREAIERATQLILDIVGGEAGPVVEAVSEQHLPNVAPVTLRAERITQMLGMQMDPAQVEQLLNNLGLATTANGAGQWTVNVPSHRFDISLEVDLIEELARLYGYNNLPVRYPQARLAPQARPETRGELPNLRRLLVARGYQEAITYSFIDPKLFELFSPGVEPLLLANPISNDMAAMRASLWPGLVKALQHNLNRQQDRVRLFESGLRFVGQLGNLQQQPMIAGVVTGSRLPEGWANGRDTIDFFDVKADVEALLGYSGALSDFTFAAGKHPALHPGQTAVIQRDGKDVGYLGAIHPELAKALDLDRPVFVFELVLGDVVEGRLPKFSELSKFPETRRDLALIAGRDVASQDVLEVIRDNAGEWLTDLRLFDVYQGKGIDPDRKSLAVGLTWQHPSRTLNDDEVNTTLQNILTSLEQRLNTTLRK, encoded by the coding sequence ATGAAATTCAGTGAACAGTGGCTGCGCGGTTGGGTAAACCCGCAAGTCTCCCGTGACGAACTGGTCGCCCGCCTGTCCATGGCCGGCCTCGAAGTCGACAGCGTGACCCCCGCTGCCGGCCAGTTCAGCGGCATCGTCGTGGGCGAAATCCTCGCCACCGAACAACACCCGGACGCCGACAAGCTGCGCGTGTGCCAGGTGAGCAACGGCCAGGAAACCTTCCAGGTCGTGTGCGGCGCACCTAACGCCCGCCCAGGCATCAAGATCCCGTTCGCCATGATCGGTGCCGAGCTGCCAGGCGACTTCAAGATCAAGAAGGCCAAGCTGCGCGGCGTCGAGTCGTTCGGCATGCTCTGCTCGGCAGCCGAGCTGCAGATCAGCGAAGAAAACGACGGCCTGCTGGAACTGGCTGCCGACGCCCCGGTGGGCGAAGACATCCGCCAGTACTTGAGCCTGGACGACGCCAGCATCGAGATCGGCCTGACCCCGAACCGCGGTGACTGCCTGTCCATCGCAGGCCTGGCCCGCGACGTCAGCGCCCTGTACGACGTGCCAGTCACCCGCCCGGTGGTGCCAGCCGTAGCCCCAGCCCATGACGAAGTGCGCCCGGTTGAAGTCAGCGCCCCGGCCGCTTGCCCACGCTACCTCGGCCGCGTCATCCGCAACGTCGACCTGAGCAAGCCGACCCCGCTGTGGATGGTCGAACGCCTGCGCCGCAGCGACGTGCGCAGCATCGACGCCGCCGTCGACATCACCAACTACGTGATGCTCGAACTCGGCCAGCCGATGCACGCCTTCGACCTCGCCGAAATCAACGGCGGCATCCGCGTGCGCATGGCTGAAGAGGGCGAGAAACTTGTCCTGCTCGACGGCCAGGAAGTGGCCCTGCGTGCCGACACCCTGGTCATCGCCGACCACACCCGCGCCCTGGCCATCGCCGGCGTCATGGGTGGCGAGCACAGCGGTGTGAACACCGAAAAAACCCGCGACCTGTTCCTCGAAAGCGCCTTCTTCGAGCCGATCTCCGTCGCCGGTAAAGCCCGTTCCTACGGCCTGCACACCGATGCCTCGCACCGCTACGAGCGCGGCGTCGACTCGCAGCTGGCCCGCGAAGCCATCGAGCGTGCCACCCAGCTGATCCTCGACATCGTCGGCGGCGAAGCCGGCCCGGTGGTCGAAGCCGTCAGCGAACAGCACCTGCCGAACGTCGCCCCGGTTACCCTGCGCGCCGAACGCATCACCCAGATGCTCGGCATGCAGATGGACCCGGCCCAGGTCGAGCAGCTGCTCAACAACCTTGGCCTGGCGACTACGGCTAACGGGGCAGGGCAGTGGACCGTCAACGTCCCAAGCCACCGCTTCGACATCAGCCTGGAAGTCGACCTGATCGAAGAGCTGGCCCGCCTGTACGGTTACAACAACCTGCCAGTGCGCTACCCGCAAGCCCGCCTCGCGCCGCAAGCCCGCCCGGAAACCCGCGGCGAGCTGCCAAACCTGCGCCGCCTGCTGGTTGCCCGCGGCTACCAGGAAGCCATCACCTACAGCTTCATCGACCCGAAACTGTTCGAGCTGTTCAGCCCAGGCGTAGAGCCGCTGCTGCTGGCCAACCCGATCTCCAACGACATGGCCGCCATGCGCGCCTCGTTGTGGCCGGGCCTGGTTAAGGCACTGCAGCACAACCTCAACCGCCAGCAAGACCGCGTGCGCCTGTTCGAAAGCGGCCTGCGTTTCGTCGGCCAGCTCGGTAACCTGCAGCAGCAGCCAATGATCGCCGGCGTCGTCACCGGCAGCCGCCTGCCGGAAGGCTGGGCCAACGGCCGCGACACCATCGACTTCTTCGACGTCAAGGCCGACGTGGAAGCCCTGCTGGGCTACAGCGGCGCCCTGAGCGACTTCACCTTCGCCGCCGGCAAGCACCCAGCCCTGCACCCAGGCCAGACCGCTGTGATCCAGCGTGACGGCAAGGACGTAGGCTACCTCGGCGCCATCCACCCAGAGCTTGCCAAAGCCCTGGACCTGGACCGCCCGGTGTTCGTCTTCGAGCTGGTATTGGGTGATGTGGTCGAAGGCCGCCTGCCGAAATTCAGCGAACTCTCCAAGTTCCCGGAAACCCGTCGCGACCTGGCTTTGATTGCAGGACGTGATGTAGCTTCTCAAGACGTGCTTGAAGTAATTCGTGACAATGCAGGCGAATGGCTCACAGACCTCAGGCTGTTTGATGTCTACCAAGGTAAAGGCATTGATCCTGATAGAAAAAGCCTTGCCGTCGGCTTGACCTGGCAGCATCCATCGCGCACTCTTAACGACGATGAGGTGAACACTACCCTGCAAAACATCCTCACCTCGCTCGAACAAAGGTTGAACACCACGTTAAGGAAATAA
- the ihfA gene encoding integration host factor subunit alpha, whose product MGALTKAEMAERLYEELGLNKREAKELVELFFEEIRHALEENEQVKLSGFGNFDLRDKRQRPGRNPKTGEEIPITARRVVTFRPGQKLKARVEAYAGTKP is encoded by the coding sequence ATGGGTGCTCTGACGAAAGCTGAGATGGCCGAAAGGCTGTACGAGGAGCTGGGGCTTAACAAGCGTGAGGCCAAGGAGCTGGTCGAGCTGTTTTTTGAAGAAATTCGGCACGCACTTGAAGAGAACGAGCAGGTCAAGTTGTCCGGTTTCGGCAACTTCGACCTTCGCGACAAACGCCAGCGGCCGGGCCGCAACCCCAAGACAGGGGAAGAGATCCCGATCACTGCACGGCGCGTCGTCACCTTTCGTCCAGGGCAGAAGTTGAAGGCCCGGGTTGAGGCCTATGCTGGAACCAAGCCATAA